In Pseudomonadota bacterium, one genomic interval encodes:
- a CDS encoding sugar ABC transporter permease, with protein sequence MDQRDRLTPYAFIAPALLSTAVVTLMPTLYTIYLSFTNWSLYHFDKPSFIGLANYREILAGAQLSTFLRVFAWTLVWSAASVAGALVVGMAFALVLNRKDLAGRSVYRTLLIIPWAMPSFITVLMWGGLLDGQFGAANAALKAVGLPAVEWLTQPGWARVSVVAVNVWLTFPFMMSIILGALQSIPADMYEAAAIDGARKTTVFWRLTVPMLRNAMVPVIVTSFAFAFNNFIGIYLLTAGGPPMADGNGAGATDILVSYTFKLGFNLNRYGLASAYAVVIFALIGTLSLINSSLTGAFKED encoded by the coding sequence GTGGACCAGCGCGACCGCCTCACCCCCTACGCGTTCATCGCCCCGGCGCTGCTGTCCACCGCCGTGGTGACGCTCATGCCCACGCTCTACACCATCTACCTCTCGTTCACAAACTGGAGCCTGTACCACTTCGACAAGCCCTCGTTCATCGGGCTGGCCAACTACCGCGAGATCCTCGCAGGCGCGCAGCTGAGCACCTTCTTGCGCGTGTTCGCCTGGACGCTGGTGTGGTCGGCGGCCAGCGTCGCGGGCGCGCTGGTGGTGGGCATGGCCTTCGCCCTCGTGCTGAACCGCAAGGATCTGGCGGGACGAAGCGTCTATCGCACCCTGCTCATCATCCCGTGGGCCATGCCCAGCTTCATCACCGTGCTCATGTGGGGCGGTCTGCTCGATGGGCAGTTCGGAGCGGCCAACGCCGCACTGAAGGCGGTGGGCCTGCCGGCCGTGGAGTGGCTGACCCAGCCGGGCTGGGCGCGGGTCTCGGTGGTGGCCGTGAACGTCTGGCTCACGTTCCCGTTCATGATGTCGATCATCCTGGGCGCGCTGCAGAGCATTCCCGCTGACATGTACGAGGCCGCTGCCATCGACGGAGCACGCAAGACCACGGTGTTCTGGCGTCTCACCGTGCCGATGCTGCGCAACGCCATGGTGCCGGTCATCGTCACGTCGTTTGCGTTCGCGTTCAACAACTTCATCGGCATCTACCTGCTCACCGCCGGCGGCCCTCCCATGGCCGACGGGAACGGCGCGGGCGCCACCGACATCCTGGTGTCGTACACATTCAAGCTCGGGTTCAACTTGAACCGCTACGGTCTCGCGTCGGCCTACGCGGTGGTGATCTTCGCCCTCATCGGAACCCTGAGCCTCATCAACTCGTCGCTGAC